In a single window of the Elaeis guineensis isolate ETL-2024a chromosome 4, EG11, whole genome shotgun sequence genome:
- the LOC140857549 gene encoding uncharacterized protein produces the protein MRLGLTELRVNSRPSFRSFSHDPSPPLADEIFRSARRSGAYTQGDATYLSLARAFSDAAPPDLPALRRLLSRMRRDRRPFPERVFIPIIRAFGRAGLPLAAIRLFDRLLPAFRCAPSARSLNSALAALLSSPHPFASLALPFISSALRRHPSLSLNLLTFNLLLKALCHSGSLDRALSLLRDHHLDAADGLRLPLPLRPDVYSYSTLIDALARAGRLDDALALLDEMQLDGVAPSTVTFNSLLRALCRAGDLHRAAKLARYMLLKGCPPTLATYNTLVHGLCLRGRLDDAAALLARMPRDGCTPNEITYGTLVDGLVRLGRPSDAKHLAEHMAANGLRPNEFIYSALIAGFFRSGDPDEAMRIWDEITTTTSSSYIKPNTVLYTALIDGLCRHGRMEAAEEALGKMTAEDCNPNVLTFSSIIRGYFQAGNSQRALATWHRMVELGCEPNEVSYSILIHGFCEEGKLKDGMMAWKNMLNKGCTPDLVAYTSMIRGLCEAGMVDGGMRLFNDMLARGDVEPDAVTYNTLFHSLLIGGNRTRAMDLLGRMLDRGCEPDPVTCNIFLKGLVVEGKGREFLDGLVVRLIKRERVEGASEIMEVMLRKCLAPEASTWEKVLRGVCKRKKVWRMIDECWGKMWG, from the coding sequence ATGCGCCTTGGTCTCACCGAGCTCCGCGTTAACTCCCGGCCGTCCTTCCGTAGCTTCTCCCACGACCCTTCACCACCTCTCGCCGATGAGATCTTCCGCTCGGCCCGCCGATCCGGGGCCTACACTCAGGGCGATGCCACCTATCTCTCCCTAGCCCGCGCCTTCTCCGATGCTGCCCCCCCGGACCTGCCGGCCCTCCGCCGCCTCCTCTCCCGCATGCGCCGCGACCGCCGCCCATTCCCCGAGCGCGTCTTCATCCCCATCATCCGTGCCTTCGGCCGCGCCGGCCTCCCCCTTGCCGCCATCCGCCTGTTCGATCGCCTCCTCCCCGCCTTCCGCTGCGCCCCCTCTGCCCGCTCCCTCAACTCCGCCCTCGCCGCCCTCCTCTCCTCCCCACACCCCTTCGCCTCCCTCGCCCTCCCCTTCATCTCCTCCGCCCTTCGCCGCCACCCTTCCCTCTCCCTCAACCTCCTCACCTTCAACCTCCTCCTCAAGGCCCTCTGCCATTCCGGCTCGCTCGACCGCGCCCTCAGCCTCCTCCGCGATCACCACCTCGACGCCGCTGATGGCCTCCGCCTCCCCCTCCCCCTTCGCCCCGACGTCTACTCGTACTCCACCCTCATCGATGCCCTCGCTCGTGCCGGCCGTCTTGACGATGCCCTCGCCCTGCTTGACGAAATGCAGCTTGATGGCGTCGCCCCCTCCACCGTCACCTTCAACTCCCTTCTCCGTGCCCTCTGCCGCGCCGGCGATCTCCACCGCGCCGCCAAGCTCGCCCGCTACATGCTCCTCAAGGGCTGCCCCCCGACCCTCGCCACCTACAACACCCTCGTCCACGGCCTCTGCCTCCGTGGCCGCCTCGACGACGCCGCCGCCCTCCTCGCCCGCATGCCTCGCGACGGCTGCACACCCAATGAGATCACCTACGGCACCCTGGTCGACGGCCTGGTCCGCCTCGGCCGCCCCTCCGACGCCAAGCACCTCGCCGAACACATGGCTGCGAACGGCCTTCGGCCCAACGAGTTCATCTACTCCGCCCTCATCGCTGGCTTCTTCCGCTCCGGCGACCCGGACGAGGCGATGAGAATATGGGACGAGATCACGACCACCACCTCTTCCTCCTATATAAAGCCCAACACGGTTCTGTACACTGCCCTCATCGACGGGCTCTGCCGCCACGGGCGGATGGAAGCCGCCGAGGAGGCGCTCGGTAAGATGACCGCGGAGGATTGCAACCCGAATGTGCTGACCTTCAGCTCCATCATAAGGGGCTACTTTCAGGCGGGCAACAGCCAACGAGCGCTCGCCACGTGGCATCGTATGGTCGAGCTCGGGTGCGAGCCCAACGAGGTGAGCTACAGTATTCTGATCCATGGCTTCTGCGAGGAGGGAAAGCTGAAGGACGGTATGATGGCCTGGAAGAACATGTTAAATAAGGGGTGCACCCCAGACTTGGTCGCCTACACCTCCATGATCAGAGGGTTGTGCGAGGCCGGGATGGTGGATGGAGGGATGAGGCTATTCAACGATATGCTGGCTCGAGGAGACGTGGAACCGGATGCTGTCACTTATAACACATTGTTTCATAGTTTGTTGATAGGCGGTAACCGCACCAGGGCGATGGACTTGCTGGGTCGGATGCTGGATAGGGGGTGTGAGCCGGATCCCGTCACCTGCAACATATTTTTGAAAGGGTTGGTGGTGGAGGGAAAGGGAAGGGAGTTTTTGGATGGGCTAGTGGTGAGGCTAATCAAGAGGGAGAGGGTGGAAGGTGCTTCTGAGATTATGGAGGTGATGCTGAGGAAGTGTTTGGCTCCGGAAGCATCCACTTGGGAGAAGGTGCTGAGAGGGGTTTGTAAGAGGAAGAAGGTATGGAGGATGATTGATGAGTGCTGGGGGAAGATGTGGGGATGA